A window of Garra rufa chromosome 16, GarRuf1.0, whole genome shotgun sequence contains these coding sequences:
- the LOC141287896 gene encoding zinc-binding protein A33-like, producing the protein MEMDSKSAEELSCPVCCEIFKDPVILSCSHSFCKECLQQFWKTKKTQECPVCRRRSSKEQPPLNLALKNLCELFLKERNERRSSGSEEICSLHSEKLKLFCLEDKQPVCVVCRDSEKHINHTFRPISEVLSSHKDELNTALTSLQNKLKHAEEMKAKCDKTVEHIKSQAEHTERQIKEEFEKLHQFLRDEEEATITALREEEEQKKQMMKEKLEEMNRHISALSHTIKDTEEMMKANDVCFLKNFNITMERVQISQPDPQMSSGALIHVPHYLGNLPFRVWKKMQETVQHTPLTLDPNTAACSLTLSPDLTSVSYSDVRQNVPDNPERFDEYPLVLGSEGFNSGTHCWDVEVKDNTLWSVGITTASNQRKGEVFFNTNVWRVLYMDSKYSSKSPKQPFTFLTVKEKPKRVRVHLDYDRGKVSFSDSLTNICLCTFTTTFTETVFPFLYNHCTTSPLRILPVKLIVTTENYS; encoded by the exons ATGGAAATGGATTCAAAATCTGCTGAAGAGCTTTCTTGTCCCGTGTGCTGTGAAATCTTCAAGGATCCTGTTATTCTGTCCTGTAGTCACAGTTTTTGTAAAGAGTGTCTTCAACAGTTCTGGAAGACCAAGAAAACTCAGGAGTGTCCTGTCTGCAGGAGAAGATCATCAAAAGAGCAGCCGCCACTTAATCTAGCATTAAAAAACTTATGTGAATTATTTTTAAAGGAGCGAAATGAGAGGCGTTCATCAGGATCTGAGGAGATCTGCAGTTTACACAGtgagaaactcaaactcttctGTCTGGAGGACAAACAGCCTGTGTGTGTCGTGTGCAGAGACTCAGAGAAACACATCAATCACACATTCAGACCCATCAGTGAAGTGCTTTCATCTCACAAG GATGAACTGAATACAGCACTGACATCTTTACAAAACAAGCTCAAACATGCAGAAGAAATGAAAGCAAAGTGTGATAAAACAGTTGAACACATCAAG TCTCAAGCTGAGCACACAGAGCGGCAGATTAAAGAGGAGTTTGAGAAActtcatcagtttctcagagatgaagaagaagctacaatcactgcactgagagaggaagaggagcagaagaagcagatgatgaaggagaagctggaggagatgaacagacacatctcagctctttcacacacaatcaaagacaCAGAGGAGATGATGAAAGCCAATGACGTCTGCTTTCTAAAG AACTTTAACATCACGATGGAAAG agtccagatctcacagccggATCCACAGATGAGTTCTGGAGCTTTGATTCATGTGCCACATTACTTGGGTAACCTGCcgttcagagtctggaagaagatgcaggaAACTGTCCAACACA CTCCATTGACTCTAGATCCAAACACAGCAGCTTGTTCTCTCACACTCTCTCCTGATCTGACCAGTGTGTCGTACAGTGATGTACGTCAAAATGTTCCTGATAATCCAGAGAGGTTTGATGAGTATCCATTAGTTCTGGGTTCAGAGGGCtttaactcaggaacacactGCTGGGATGTGGAGGTTAAAGACAATACACTCTGGAGTGTTGGAATAACCACAGCATCAAACCAAAGGAAGGGAGAGGTTTTCTTCAACACTAATGTCTGGCGTGTGCTGTACATGGACAGCAAATACAGCTCAAAATCCCCAAAGCAACCCTTTACTTTCTTGACAGTTAAAGAGAAGCCTAAGCGTGTGAGAGTTCATCTGGACTATGACAGAGGAAAGGTGTCATTCTCTGATTCTCTAACTAACATCTGTTTGTGTACATTCACAACAACCTTCACTGAAACTGTCTTTCCATTCTTATATAATCACTGCACAACTTCCCCTCTGAGGATCTTACCAGTTAAACTGATTGTAACAACAGAAAATTACAGTTAA